The DNA region AGCCTTTTCATTATAATTTTGCCGCCATCCTTTTTTAAATCCATTGATATTAATTTCTTTCCAAGATTTAAGAAGCCAAAGGTTCCTGGATACAAATCCCTTAGATAATCGCCGTGCCCTGTATCCTCAACTTTTATTATCTCAAAGCCAAGATCGCACAGTATTCTTGTTGCTATTGGGCCGGGCAAAAGCCTTGTTAAATCTATTATTTTATTATGTATTCATGCTCACCCCTTGATGATTTTTTCGATTCAATATCCCTTAGAACGTTTCTTCTTGTTTTATTGCTGATTGTTTTTGGAAGTTCATTTACAAACTCTATGACCGATGGTACCTTATAGTATGGTAAAAGCTCTGATACCTTATTTTTGAGTGAAATTGCAAGATCCATTGAGGGATTATATCCTGGTTTTAATATTATAAAAGCCTTTATGATTTCATATTTTTCAGGATTATTTATGCCTATGACTGCAGCCTCAGCAACCGCATCATGTACCATAAGTGCACTCTCGACCTCAAATGGGCCTACACGGTAGTCGGAAGTTTTTATAATATCATCGTTTCTGCTTACAAAGAACCAGTGACCGTTATTTAAATAGGCCTTATCCCCTGTTAAATAATAATTATTAACAAATGCCGCCCTGTTCCTTGATTCATCAGAGTATCCAAGTAAAAGTCCAGTGTTATTATAATCAAGCTTCACGGCTATATTTCCTATTTTATCATTTTCATTTATTTCTTTATTTTCTTCATCAAGTAGCACCATATGGTACATTTCAGATGGCCTACCCATTGAGCCAGGAATGATATCATCACCGGGCATGTTGCCTATCATTGCAGTACTTTCTGTCTGGCCGTAGAAGTCCCTTATTGTTATCATTGTCTTTTCCTTAAATCTGTTTATAACCTCAGGATTCAATGGCTCGCCGGCACTCACGGCCACCTTTAATTCCGGAAGCTTCAAATCCTTTATTAATATGAACTGCTTCCAGGCGGTTGGTGGTGCACAGAATGAGTTTACATGGTATTTCTCAAGCAAGCTTATGTATTTCTCCGAATTTAATTTTCCAGAGTAATTTATTCCAAGGATTGTTGCATTCATTATCAGCGGTGCAAAGTATGAGCTCCATGCAAATTTTGCCCATCCGGTTGCGCTTAGATTTAAATGAATGTAATCTGATTTAATGCCTATAAATGCAGCTGTTGACATATGACCAATTGGATATCCAACAGCGCTGTGTATAACCCTCTTTGGAAGGCCTGTTGTTCCTGAAGTAAAATAATTTAATATTGGATCTTTATAATATGTTTTTTCATACTCTGCTTTATTGAATTTTATTTCATTATAGGATTCCCAGTTTTTTTTCTCGCCTAAAACAATTCTTAAAGTGTTTTCAGGTATAATATTATCTATTAAGTTCGCACTCCTCTCATCTGCTATAATTGCATCAGGTTTTAAATCACTGAATCTGTTCTTCATCTCATATTCTGTTAGATTTGTTGCACATGGAATTGCGATCATACCACCTTTTATTGTTGCTGTTAATGCATACCACTGTTCAGGAACAACGGGCATCATCAGGTAAACAATTGATCCTTTTTTTAAACCGTTTAATCTTAAAAAGCTTAAAAGTGCGTTTGATCTATTTACAAGATCCCTGTAACTTATTTCCATGGACCTTTCAGTATCCATGTCATAATGTATTAATGCTGTTTTTTCAGGATTCTTTAATGAATCTTTTTCAATAACGTCGTGCACAAAATTGAACTCCTGTGAAAGGTCAATGCTGCGTAATTTATTAAATATCTCAGAGATGCCATTAAAATCATCATTGTTTAAATTATGCCTGAAATTATTGAACAATTCATAAAAATCCATAAGGATATAAATGATAAGAATATATAAATATTACTAAAATGTCGTTTTTGCAGCAAGGTATTTATCTATGGATTCAACAAGCATTCCTGAGATGATTATTATACCACCGATAATTGTATATATATTTGGTATCTCCCCAAGTATTATTATTGATGACAGAACTGCAAACATTGGCTCTCCAACGTAGATTATCCCGGCAGCCGTTGGCTCAACGTACATAAGTGCCCTTGTGTTTATGTAAATTGCAAATGTGCCTGCCAATGCGGCTGTAAATATCAAAGTAAATATCACTATTGGAACTGCCAGACCGGATATATCTGGATTATATGATATTAATATTGCTGAAAGAACACCGACTACAATTAATTGATAGAATGTAAAAACTCCTGAATCAAGATCCCTGGAATATTTAAATACATAAGCTGTCTGCATTGCATAGAAAAATGCGCATATTAATGTAAGTACGTCTCCAAAGAGGTACGAACCCGAGAAATCAATCTTTGACATTATTATCAGGCCTGCGGTACCAAGCATTACAGCGATGAGATCACCGCGGTTTGCTTTTATATGCAGGTAAAAATATGATATCAATGGTAACATAACAACGTAGAGTCCTGTTATTAATCCTGATTGTGATGGTGTTGTGTATTTTAATCCAACAGTTTGAAAATAATATGCCAGGAATAACATAAATCCAGCGGATAAACCGTATTTTAAATGTTTTTTTTCAAGTAAAAAATTCCTTTTCTTTATTAATGGTATCAGGAGTATTGATGATATAATAAAACGGAACGCAAGAAGGACGACAGGTGAGATATAATAAAGCGTTATCTTCATAAATGGAAATGTTAGACCCCAGATGAAGACAACGAATATTAAAAGTAATAAATAGAATATGCGCCTGTCCATTTAAACCGTATTTCATTGTAATTAATAATATTTCTTTAGAGAAAATATATTTAATATAAAGTAAATACACTTACATGAATAAGAGGATCGTTGCTGTGATTATAGTTTCAATTGTTATAATAGCCTCGTTTTTGATCTATAATATTCATGATAACAAAAATGTAAAGGGGATAACAGTTTATGCTGACAATGGAACTTTCAATTTTAAATCAAGTGTAAACAGGATAGTTTCATTATCGCCGGCCTTTACGGCAACGCTTTATGGAATAGGTGCCCTTAATGACGTTGTTGGAATAAGCACATGCACCTTTTATCCAGAGCCTGTGAAAAATATAACTGTTGTCGGCTCATACGATAGCATAAATACAGAGGAGATACTAAACCTGTCTGCACAGGTTATTATTGGCTGTTCCATGCCCGCATCACTGATATCAAAGGTTGATTCCCTTGGAATAAAGTATCTTGAGTATGTTCCATGCAATATAAATGAAATAGAGAACATGACATTACAGCTTGGAATACTCACAGGGAATGAAAGAAATGCAAGCATCATTGTAAAATGGATGAATTCTGCCATTGATTCATTTTCAAATATATCAGATCTAGAAAAAACATGTATATTCTATTATCTTGATAGTGATCCTGTTTACACGGCAGGAAACAATACTTTTATGAACCAGATATTCAATATAATAGATTTAAAGAATGTTGCTGCCTTTCATAATGGTTATTTTCCAATTTCAATGGAGTATATATTAAATGACAGTTCAAATATAAGGTATATAATAATGTCACCATATGTTAATTATACAAATCTTAAAACAAAGGCCTTTGAGGCGACATATGCATTTAAGCATAATAATATAATTTACACGAACTCATCATTGAATAATCTGCTGGAGGAGCCGGATTTCAGGATCATATATGGCGCATATAATCTTCTAACCGAGATGAATAGGACAAGGGCCTTTATGGTAAAAATACCGGAATTTCCATTTAATTTAAAATACAGTCCGGATTAGCTTTAATTAACTTTATATTTAGATATTTATATGCAATTTATGGAAAAGCCCTGGTTACTTGCTATGGATCTTGATGGAACTGTCTGGGATAATTTAAACATCTCGGGGGTCAGGCCACCCTACAGAAGAATAAGCGATAACGAAATAACAAATGGTGATGTTAGGATAAAGCTTCTTGATGATATAATAGATTTCATGGAGTGGTGTAAGACCAACGGCGCAATAATAATATCATTAAGCTGGAACATAAAAGAGAATGCACTAATGGCATTAAGGGAATTTAATATTGACCGCTTCTTTGATTACCATGCAACAGATTACACACCAGAGAAGGGCAGGAGGCTGCTGGAGGCCCTAAAATATCTGGGCGACAGAGGTATAAAAATAGATAGAAGCAGGATTGTTTACATAGATGATAGAAACATACACATGGATGAGATAAAAAGGCTTGTTGGCGATATAATTTTTATACACATGTGGAAGGATGTGGATAATTATAAAAAGGCCAAAGAAATAATATACAAAAATATAATTCAGAGTAAAAGCTCAAGAGGCGCATGATCTGATCCCTTTACATTCTCAAGTATTATTGAATCCTTAACATTTTTTATAAAATCATCTGTAACTATAAAATAATCTATACGCCAGCCAATGTTTTTGGCCCTTGCATTAAAACGGTATGACCACCATGAGTAATGGCCAGGCTCCTTGTGAAAATATCTATAAGTGTCTATGTATCCATGGTTTAAAAATTCGGTCATCCAGTTTCTCTCCTGTATTGTAAATCCTGCATTGTTCTCATTGTCCTTTGGTCTTGCTATATCTATTTCCTCATGTGCAACGTTGAAATCCCCTGTTATTATCAAAGGCTTTTCCTTTCTAAGTTTTTCACAGAATTCAAGGAATTTATTATCAAAGTCAATTTTATAGTCAAGCCTTGTTAATCCATGCTGCGAGTTTGGAAAATATGTGTTTATTATGTAAAAATTATCATATTTTAAAATCTGAACCCTGCCCTCTGAGTCATAATCCTTAATGCCAATGCCGCTTGAATAATCCAGGGGCTCAACCTTTGAGAGAGCCATTGTACCACTGTAACCCTTTTTTTCAGCAGGATTTATAAAGATCTTATAGCCCATGTGGTGTAATTCCTCAGGCAGGTCATTTTTACCGCTCTTGATTTCCTGTAAAAGTACAATTTCCGGATTCTCTTCATTTATAAAATTTAATATACCATTTTTAACGGCTGCCCTTATGCCATTAACGTTCCATGATAGAATTTTCATGTAAGATAATAATACATTTATAAAAAAGTTTTTTCATTAAAATGGATAAAATGGAATAATTTTTATCCAAATATTTTATTATGAGTCATGGTAAATACCGATGATGCCATAATAGCAAGATACGAATCACATGGCCATCGTTTTGAGATACTTATTGACCCGGCATCAGTTGATAAGATAAGATCCGGTAATATAGACGTTGAAAAGGACATGGCCCTTGATGAGATATTTAAGGATGCAAGAAAGGGAGAGAGGGCCGGTGAGGAATCATTAAAGGAGGTTTTTAAGACCACGGATGTGTCACAGATAGCAATAGAGATAGTTAGAAAGGGCGAGGTACAGTTAACAACAGACCAGAGAAGAAAGATGACAGAGGAAAAGAAAAGGCAGATAATAAATGAGATAGTAAGGCAGGCAATAAATCCACAGACAAACACGCCGATACCTGCAATAAGAATAGAGGAGGCCATGGAGGAGGCAAAGTTTCATGTTGATCCATTTAAAAGCACCGAGGAGCAGGTTCAGGCAGTTTTAAAGGCAATAAGGCCCTTAATACCAATAAGATTTGAAAAGACAAGGCTTGCAATAAAGATGTCCGGAGAGGACTATGGGAAGGCATATGGTGACATAGCGAAGGTTGGTAGCATAATAAAGGAGGAATGGTCAAATTCCGGTGATTATATGTGCATTATTGAGATACCTGCGGGCATGCAGGGAGAGGTCATAGACATGATAAACAAAAGATCCAGGGGAAATGCCGAGGTAAAAATATTAAAATGATTAGATCCTGTTTAAGAATATTATATAGATCTCCCTGCTGTGCTGCCTGGATGCCTTTGGTTTAGTTATTTTATAATAGTTAAAGTAACCGGACCATTTCTTTATAAACTCGTTTGTCATATCTCCCTGGAACTGCTTTAGTATTATATTTCCACCGTTCTTAAGCCTTGGTATTGAGATGTCCATAACACGCTCGCATATTTTGTATGAATTGTAATGATCGCGATCCTCTATGCCGCTGGTCCTTGACATTGCATCTGAAAGAATTGAATCAAAGTTTTTAATATTATTTTCAGCCATTGCGTGATCTATACTCTTAAATATATCATCATCGAAGATGTTCATTTTTATAAATACCGTGTTTTTTACAGGGTCCATCCTGTTTATATCAACTGCTATTATAACAGATTGTGTTATGTTCTCTATAACCTGGGTCCAGCCACCGGGTGATGATCCAAACTCAAGTACATTATCACCCCTTGATACTATATTGTATTTATTATTAATCTCTATGATCTTGTATGATGCCCTGCTTCGATAGTTTTCACGCTTGGCCCTTATGTAATATTTATCCTTTCTGTTCATAATAATTATAAAGTTTATTCGCCTATGTACTTTTTGTACTCCTCACCGGACATCCCATCAAAGTTATCATTTGAAAGCCTTATTTTAACAAGCCAGTTTTTATATGGATCCTCGTTTATCAGCTCTGGTTTTGATTCCAGATCCCTGTTTATTTCAATGATCTCTCCTGTTACAGGAGAATAAACATCCTCGGCAGATTTAACAGATTCTATTGTTAAAAGTGTTTCGCCCTTATTTTTGTGCTCGCCATTTTTTGGAAAATCCACATAGACAATATCTGTAAGCTGATGCTGGGCATAATCTGTTATTCCAACCGTTGCAACACCATTTTCTATTAAAAACCATTCATGGCTTTTTGTATAATAAAGATTGTCTGGAACCCTGGACATGCATCCATATTATTTTTATATATAAAAATAAAGTGTATAGAAAAATTAATTTTTATTAAAGATATTATTATAAAATGATGAAGAGATGCTTCATAGCCTCACCTGTGAATATCGGAGACGAAATATTAAATAATATTGAATTTCACGGCAAGCCTGTTTCACCTGATATAATGCATATAACATACTATTTCTATGGAAATATAAATGAGACAAAGATAGAAAGAATATGCAGCGATCTTTTGAAAATTGATTTTAAAAGATTTAAAATTAAGATCACAGGCCTTGGAGCCTTTCCATCAAAGAGGGATGCCAGAATCGTATATTTATCAATAAAAAGTGATGAATTGATGATGCTGCAAAGGCAGATTTCGAGGCTTTTGTCACTGTCATCAAAGGATTTTATACCGCATATTACACTTTACAGATCAAAAACGCCTGTGAAACTTCCAGATGTTAAATTAGATTATGACTATGAGATAACAAAGGTCTGCTTATATGAAAGCATCTTTGAAAATAAGAGGATATACAGGGAGATATGCTGTAAAAATATGTATTAAATTTAAACAATATAGTTCGTCTTTTCAGTATCGTCTGATTTATCCTTTTTTATAAGGTTATCCTCATCAAAATCGATATAATTTATCGCGTTTATAGGTATCAACCTTATAAATTTTTTATCTCCTGAAGAGACGCGAAAGCACAGTGCACCCTCCTCTCCAAGGATTGCATATCCAACGTATTCTCCCTCTGTTATCATCGGTTTCTCATCACCGCTGCCAGATGTTACAGTGTACTTTGCACCCTTTTTAATTTCTATCATTTCCATGGTATTTGTTATATAAAACAGCATAAAAACTTATTTAATTTTATAATAATAGTTTTTGTATTTTATTTTAAAATTCGAAAATTAATGATCTTAAAAGTACTTTTCCATGTCCCTTGTATCTATAACAGTGCCAAAATAGCTTAACATTTCAAGAGACTGAAAGTAAAGTCTTTCCGAGTATGTTGATGTGGCATCTGATATTATATAAACATTGAATTCCTTTATGTATGCTGATACTGCGCTTATAAAGACATCGGTATCTGTGAAAAAGCCGCATAATAAAAGATCAATTTTATTTTGTTCTTTTATTATTTTATCAAGATTGGTTTTATAAAATATATCCTCCTTGAAAACACTGTAATCATCGCCGGTTAATCTTTTCAGCATAAAATCATCCGCAAATTTTTTATCCATTGGTGATTCTGGAACCTTTCCCATTAATCTTCTTTTATCAACCTCCATTTTAAATTCCATAAGTTCAGGATTTGATGTACTATAATTAATCGGTCTTCTTGTGCTTATAACAGGTATTTTATATTTTTCAACAAAGTGATTTATATAATCAAGTGCCATTATAATTTCCATCTTGCTGAATATATTATTAAAGAATTCCATGTCATTATTTATAAATATTATTATTGATTTCTCAACACCTGGATATCTCATAAATCATTATCAATTGATTTATAATTAATTTTGGCAGGCACTTAAAAATTTTAAATATGAAAAAAAGATTATGAGTCGGGCGGAGATTGCCGAGCCAGGCCAAAGGCGATGGATTTAGGGTCCATTTCCGCAGGGATTCGGGGGTTCGAATCCCCCTCTCCGCATATTAATCATCCCTGTACATTGTATCGGTGTCCTCGCCACCGGTAAAGAAATTTGAGATCTCGGAGTATACATCCTCCATGCCGAATGAATCCTTTGATGAAACCGGATATATTTTGTTCATTATTCCTGAGTTTGAAAGTGCCTGGACTATGTTTTCAAAGTAATCCTTTAGCATATCTCCCTTTTCTTCCCTGAAGGCATCCAAAAGTATGTCCGGGTCATCCTCCCATTTGATGATTTCATCAACCTTTTCAGAGCCTATAAGATCTATTTTATTTAAAATGAAGAGCATTGGCACATAAAATCTTGAGTACAGTGATGCATAGAGCATCTTCTCTGATATATATCCTGAGGGCATTGATGATACAACGGCATCTGATACAAATGCTATCATTGCCTTATTGTTTGTTAATGCCTTAACAAGATACGGGCTGCTTGGCCTGAAACTAAAGAGCTCTATCTGACCTGGTGTATCAAATATAACATAGTAATCAGGATAGTTTTCAAGTTTTTCCTTTATATAATTGATGTTTTCAAGTATCATGTCTGCTGCAACTATCTGTGCACCGTTTGGTCCAAGTGAGTAATTGCTCATTATATCATTTAATGATATCTTTTCCTTAATGTCTATTTCCGGATTGTATGGCATGAAATCTGATCCTGGATCCAGATTAACAATTATTGAGTCAAAACCCTGTGAGATCAGCCAGTCATTAAATGCGCCGGCAAAAGTTGATTTGCCAGTTCCCGCAGGACCTGCTATAAAAAGAGAGCCAATCATGGTATGATATTAAATATAATTATATATCCTTTCTTGACTTGCTAAGCTTTGATGAGATCTTCTTCGGGCATATCTTTACCTCGCACTTTCTGCATATTAATTCTATATTTTCATTTGATATTATATCTATCTTTTTTATTCCGGAAATACGGTCCAGCTCTTCAAAGACACCTGGACTGATCTGGCCATAGAAGATTATTCTTATGTATGATTCCTTGCCTGTATCGCCGTTGTATGAGTATATCTCCTTAAGATAAACAGAATATTTCTTTATTATATCAAGTATCTCCATTAAAACCCTTTGAAATGACCCGATGCTTATATGTATTGTTAGTATCTCATCGCCCATGAGAAGTGAGATATTTTTTATATCGGCCATGGACTTTATATTTTCCATTGCGTATTTTACAGGTAAATTTTTTCTATTAGTTCCATTGTTTCGTATACTGTTTTTCTGTTTATTTTTAAGGCCTTTGCAACTGCGCTTATTGATATTTCTATATCGTTTAGGTAAAGTTTTCCATTTTTTACAGATATGCCGTTTTCAAAGAGCTTTTCGATGATCTCCCTTTTTACTGGATAATCCTTGAAGTATTCCTGCAGCAAAAGAATCATAAACCTTTAATTTAAAATATTATAAATACTTTTAATTAAATTTAATATAATCAATAAAATATTCAAAATTAGTTATAAATACCATCATCCACGCCATTTGAATAATTGTAAACACCTTTCTGGGACCCTGTGGCCTCGGTTCTTAATGCATTTTCCATGCTTCCATAGTATTTCTTTATCTTTTCCTCAACAGGTATGTAAAGTTTTAATGCCTCTATTACATCGCCCTTTTCTATTAATTTGTGATTGTTTTCCACCGCTATGTCGCCTGCCGCTCTTACAAGACCACCAAGCTCCCTTAACCTTAATGATAATGCATTGTCCTTTCCATCTATTTCCTTTGCCTTGCGGCGTCCCTCCTGTATTATTACATATGCACCGTCTATTGTCATGTGCGGTATCCTGCCATCCATGTTTATCTCCTGTGCTATGAACTGTAAATACTTTAGCCGGTTCTTTTCATTGTCTTCCATAACAGTTTCCATAAGGATCTCATAGCCATTGCCTATTATACGTGATCTTAACGGGCTTAGTATGTATTGAAGATCTGCTATGTTGCATGCTGCAACAAGTATAAAATCAGATGGCACATCATCAACGCGCACGCTTGCACCTGCGCTCTGTGGGTTCCTGCCAATTATTGGAAAGCTTTTTTCCTGCATTGCTGTTAATATAAAACGCTGCAGGTTGCCTAAATGCGTTATCTCATCTATGAATAAAACGCCCTCATGCGCCATGTGAACCGCACCGGCAACAACCCTTTCATATGGCAGGGTCCCAAGCTGTGGATGGCCGCCATATGGATCGTGCCTGACATCTCCGAGAAGTTCTGTTTCACTGGCTCCTGTTGCAAGCACGAAGGGATTTCTATCTATTGGAACTATCACCTTGCTTGGACTCTTCTTCTCGATTTTTCTTCTCCTCTCCATGGTCTTTTCGTCCATGACCCTTATTTTATCACCCTGGCGTTCATAGACTATTACCTCTTCGTGCTCCCCAATACGCCTTGTCTGGGTAACCCTTTCATTGCTGCCAACGCCAAAGGCCGCGCCTATGACGTTAAAAACGTCGCTGAACGGACTCTGTGCTGTATTAACCATCTTTGTATTTCCGCACTGTGGGCATACATTCTCTGATGGCGATGAGTAGAAACCACAGTGGGGGCATCTGTATCCAAGACGCTCGGCCACATTCTGCGGTGCATCCTTTGGATCTATTAACTGCCCCTCAATGGAATTCATTTCAATTTTTTCACGTTCTATTTCATCCCTGGTTTTTACCTCGACAAACGGCCTCTCAGGATAAACTGGATTATGAACAACCCTAATCTCCTCCTGAGGTCTGGGAAGATAGAATGACATGGCCTGTGCTATCATGGATTTGCCAACACCAGGAGGACCGACAAGCAGCAGGTTCCTTCTCTGCCTTGCGGCCATGAGTGCAAGCTTAACTGCCTCATCCTGGCCTATCACACGGTCCAGTGGATTTGCCGGAATCTTAATCATTGATGTGTCTGTATATTCATCAAAGTTTATATATGATCCCATGCAACCACCTTTATATCATCTGGCTTCTTTGTGATGTTTCCTATTTTAAACCCGTATATGGCTTTAACGCCGATATTATATGCTATATCAAGAAGCCTCTGTGATATTATGCCACCTGTTATTAATAAATCGCCGTGCATGCTTTCTATCTTTTCTATTGCATCCGAAACCGGGAACTTTCCAACTGATGATTGCCCATCGAAAAGCTCAAGCTCCCTGGACTCGTAAAGCTGCTTTAACTTAAACTTTATTGATTCCGGGCTGGAGGGATCGAATTCTGGAACGGTTTCAAGCTTCTGGACAGAGCCCTCCTTTAACTCAACGTTCTTTTCTGATTCCTCGTTTTCGTTTATTTTTTCAGGCCTTTCATTTTTTAATTCGTTGCCCTGCCTTTCCTCAAGTTCCTTTGTGTTCCTGCTGCTCCACTCCTTTAGCTCTTCTATCATACCATGTGTTTCCAGATACTGCTCAACAGGTGTTTTATATTTTAATGCCTTTATTATCTGCTTGTATGTTAATTCCTCAACCTCGGTTCCAG from Picrophilus oshimae DSM 9789 includes:
- a CDS encoding AMP-binding protein, whose amino-acid sequence is MDFYELFNNFRHNLNNDDFNGISEIFNKLRSIDLSQEFNFVHDVIEKDSLKNPEKTALIHYDMDTERSMEISYRDLVNRSNALLSFLRLNGLKKGSIVYLMMPVVPEQWYALTATIKGGMIAIPCATNLTEYEMKNRFSDLKPDAIIADERSANLIDNIIPENTLRIVLGEKKNWESYNEIKFNKAEYEKTYYKDPILNYFTSGTTGLPKRVIHSAVGYPIGHMSTAAFIGIKSDYIHLNLSATGWAKFAWSSYFAPLIMNATILGINYSGKLNSEKYISLLEKYHVNSFCAPPTAWKQFILIKDLKLPELKVAVSAGEPLNPEVINRFKEKTMITIRDFYGQTESTAMIGNMPGDDIIPGSMGRPSEMYHMVLLDEENKEINENDKIGNIAVKLDYNNTGLLLGYSDESRNRAAFVNNYYLTGDKAYLNNGHWFFVSRNDDIIKTSDYRVGPFEVESALMVHDAVAEAAVIGINNPEKYEIIKAFIILKPGYNPSMDLAISLKNKVSELLPYYKVPSVIEFVNELPKTISNKTRRNVLRDIESKKSSRGEHEYIIK
- a CDS encoding DMT family transporter gives rise to the protein MDRRIFYLLLLIFVVFIWGLTFPFMKITLYYISPVVLLAFRFIISSILLIPLIKKRNFLLEKKHLKYGLSAGFMLFLAYYFQTVGLKYTTPSQSGLITGLYVVMLPLISYFYLHIKANRGDLIAVMLGTAGLIIMSKIDFSGSYLFGDVLTLICAFFYAMQTAYVFKYSRDLDSGVFTFYQLIVVGVLSAILISYNPDISGLAVPIVIFTLIFTAALAGTFAIYINTRALMYVEPTAAGIIYVGEPMFAVLSSIIILGEIPNIYTIIGGIIIISGMLVESIDKYLAAKTTF
- a CDS encoding ABC transporter substrate-binding protein, whose translation is MNKRIVAVIIVSIVIIASFLIYNIHDNKNVKGITVYADNGTFNFKSSVNRIVSLSPAFTATLYGIGALNDVVGISTCTFYPEPVKNITVVGSYDSINTEEILNLSAQVIIGCSMPASLISKVDSLGIKYLEYVPCNINEIENMTLQLGILTGNERNASIIVKWMNSAIDSFSNISDLEKTCIFYYLDSDPVYTAGNNTFMNQIFNIIDLKNVAAFHNGYFPISMEYILNDSSNIRYIIMSPYVNYTNLKTKAFEATYAFKHNNIIYTNSSLNNLLEEPDFRIIYGAYNLLTEMNRTRAFMVKIPEFPFNLKYSPD
- a CDS encoding magnesium-dependent phosphatase-1, which produces MEKPWLLAMDLDGTVWDNLNISGVRPPYRRISDNEITNGDVRIKLLDDIIDFMEWCKTNGAIIISLSWNIKENALMALREFNIDRFFDYHATDYTPEKGRRLLEALKYLGDRGIKIDRSRIVYIDDRNIHMDEIKRLVGDIIFIHMWKDVDNYKKAKEIIYKNIIQSKSSRGA
- a CDS encoding exodeoxyribonuclease III; translated protein: MKILSWNVNGIRAAVKNGILNFINEENPEIVLLQEIKSGKNDLPEELHHMGYKIFINPAEKKGYSGTMALSKVEPLDYSSGIGIKDYDSEGRVQILKYDNFYIINTYFPNSQHGLTRLDYKIDFDNKFLEFCEKLRKEKPLIITGDFNVAHEEIDIARPKDNENNAGFTIQERNWMTEFLNHGYIDTYRYFHKEPGHYSWWSYRFNARAKNIGWRIDYFIVTDDFIKNVKDSIILENVKGSDHAPLELLL
- a CDS encoding ribosome assembly factor SBDS — protein: MVNTDDAIIARYESHGHRFEILIDPASVDKIRSGNIDVEKDMALDEIFKDARKGERAGEESLKEVFKTTDVSQIAIEIVRKGEVQLTTDQRRKMTEEKKRQIINEIVRQAINPQTNTPIPAIRIEEAMEEAKFHVDPFKSTEEQVQAVLKAIRPLIPIRFEKTRLAIKMSGEDYGKAYGDIAKVGSIIKEEWSNSGDYMCIIEIPAGMQGEVIDMINKRSRGNAEVKILK
- a CDS encoding SAM-dependent methyltransferase — encoded protein: MNRKDKYYIRAKRENYRSRASYKIIEINNKYNIVSRGDNVLEFGSSPGGWTQVIENITQSVIIAVDINRMDPVKNTVFIKMNIFDDDIFKSIDHAMAENNIKNFDSILSDAMSRTSGIEDRDHYNSYKICERVMDISIPRLKNGGNIILKQFQGDMTNEFIKKWSGYFNYYKITKPKASRQHSREIYIIFLNRI
- the gcvH gene encoding glycine cleavage system protein GcvH, with the protein product MSRVPDNLYYTKSHEWFLIENGVATVGITDYAQHQLTDIVYVDFPKNGEHKNKGETLLTIESVKSAEDVYSPVTGEIIEINRDLESKPELINEDPYKNWLVKIRLSNDNFDGMSGEEYKKYIGE
- the thpR gene encoding RNA 2',3'-cyclic phosphodiesterase, whose amino-acid sequence is MMKRCFIASPVNIGDEILNNIEFHGKPVSPDIMHITYYFYGNINETKIERICSDLLKIDFKRFKIKITGLGAFPSKRDARIVYLSIKSDELMMLQRQISRLLSLSSKDFIPHITLYRSKTPVKLPDVKLDYDYEITKVCLYESIFENKRIYREICCKNMY
- a CDS encoding cysteine hydrolase, encoding MRYPGVEKSIIIFINNDMEFFNNIFSKMEIIMALDYINHFVEKYKIPVISTRRPINYSTSNPELMEFKMEVDKRRLMGKVPESPMDKKFADDFMLKRLTGDDYSVFKEDIFYKTNLDKIIKEQNKIDLLLCGFFTDTDVFISAVSAYIKEFNVYIISDATSTYSERLYFQSLEMLSYFGTVIDTRDMEKYF
- a CDS encoding ATP/GTP-binding protein; this encodes MIGSLFIAGPAGTGKSTFAGAFNDWLISQGFDSIIVNLDPGSDFMPYNPEIDIKEKISLNDIMSNYSLGPNGAQIVAADMILENINYIKEKLENYPDYYVIFDTPGQIELFSFRPSSPYLVKALTNNKAMIAFVSDAVVSSMPSGYISEKMLYASLYSRFYVPMLFILNKIDLIGSEKVDEIIKWEDDPDILLDAFREEKGDMLKDYFENIVQALSNSGIMNKIYPVSSKDSFGMEDVYSEISNFFTGGEDTDTMYRDD
- a CDS encoding ATP-binding protein, whose product is MGSYINFDEYTDTSMIKIPANPLDRVIGQDEAVKLALMAARQRRNLLLVGPPGVGKSMIAQAMSFYLPRPQEEIRVVHNPVYPERPFVEVKTRDEIEREKIEMNSIEGQLIDPKDAPQNVAERLGYRCPHCGFYSSPSENVCPQCGNTKMVNTAQSPFSDVFNVIGAAFGVGSNERVTQTRRIGEHEEVIVYERQGDKIRVMDEKTMERRRKIEKKSPSKVIVPIDRNPFVLATGASETELLGDVRHDPYGGHPQLGTLPYERVVAGAVHMAHEGVLFIDEITHLGNLQRFILTAMQEKSFPIIGRNPQSAGASVRVDDVPSDFILVAACNIADLQYILSPLRSRIIGNGYEILMETVMEDNEKNRLKYLQFIAQEINMDGRIPHMTIDGAYVIIQEGRRKAKEIDGKDNALSLRLRELGGLVRAAGDIAVENNHKLIEKGDVIEALKLYIPVEEKIKKYYGSMENALRTEATGSQKGVYNYSNGVDDGIYN